From a region of the Zingiber officinale cultivar Zhangliang chromosome 4B, Zo_v1.1, whole genome shotgun sequence genome:
- the LOC121975069 gene encoding auxin response factor 16-like isoform X1 produces the protein MKLPAACGLVGDSLEGEKKRIDSELWHACAGPLVSLPPVGSLVVYFPQGHSEQVAASMQKEVDSIPNYPSLPSKLICVLLDVTLHADAETDEVYAQMTLQPVNNYDRDAMMASEMGLKQNKQPAEFFCKTLTASDTSTHGGFSVPRRAAEKIFPPLDFTMQPPAQELVAKDLHGVSWTFRHIYRGQPKRHLLTTGWSVFVSTKRLSAGDSVLFIRDEKSQLLLGIRRANRQQPALSSSVLSSDSMHIGILAAAAHAATNNSPFTIFYNPRCCRASPSEFVIPLAKYNKAVYTQVSLGMRFRMLFESEDSGVRRYMGTVTGISDLDHIRWKNSQWRNLQVGWDESTATERRSRVSVWEIEPVPTPFYLCPPPFFRPKFPKPAGVSDEFDVENGFQSVMPLLNDDFGLRDSQCAMFPGLSLAQWMSMQQNLQRMTSASQPACLPTVPSMHDGAAIEDPVKMLSFQTHPASAPSLSSKNPQTQQLHLPHQLQQTQLPPHTSVSLMPVLQQKFVHLQQLQQQGQLQQPQPQKQKSVVNQEPEDDMQRQESSGQIVPQNHLPGQHLQLTYLQQQGLQDSALTSLVSLQPSALPQILQAQQPLEYQQSLLQKQQEQILQMQLLQKIQQHQLLSQLSPQVQSQLPQLIAQQNQHLQEQQDLQTYLDGSKLLQLQTKQLHHVQNNNILDNHKSLLFTSQSMLRGTDGPSSANLPSTDDHIASFSFHGKSQQGAAILVDETAVPPMDNLLQEFQRKPQALVKHEQLKTKESIQLPNQLPVADQLDASSTTSFCIEGSEQGLPLPSNCPNGNDRDHRDSFLLGVIPDALLSRGLGTGKEIQSIVSGYGQQKDVDTELSTADISSQSFGMADMPFNPGCSTDVVNEGVLSRVWTNKPSRMRTYTKVQKRGSVGRCIDVTRYKGYAELRRELARMFGIEGQLEEPHGTEWKLVYIDHEKDPLLVGDDPWEEFITCVQSIKILSAAEVQQMSLDGNLTCLSVRNEACSGSKNGNVWRGQLDDASFPSLRH, from the exons ATGAAGCTTCCTGCGGCTTGTGGATTAGTGGGGGATTCCCTCGAAG GAGAAAAGAAGAGAATTGATTCTGAGCTATGGCATGCTTGTGCTGGACCGCTGGTATCTTTGCCGCCAGTAGGTAGCTTGGTGGTGTACTTTCCCCAAGGTCACAGCGAACAG GTTGCGGCCTCAATGCAAAAGGAGGTTGATAGTATACCAAACTATCCCTCGCTACCTTCTAAGCTGATTTGTGTGCTTCTAGATGTCACTTTGCAT GCTGACGCTGAAACTGATGAGGTTTATGCACAAATGACTCTTCAACCTGTTAACAAT TATGACAGAGATGCAATGATGGCATCTGAAATGGGTCTGAAACAAAACAAGCAACCAGCTGAGTTTTTTTGTAAAACACTTACAGCTAGTGATACAAGCACTCATGGTGGATTTTCTGTACCCCGCCGTGCTGCAGAAAAAATATTTCCACCTCTA GATTTCACAATGCAACCACCAGCTCAAGAATTGGTTGCCAAGGATTTGCATGGTGTGTCTTGGACTTTTCGGCACATATATCGTG GTCAACCCAAACGGCATCTACTCACTACAGGATGGAGTGTGTTTGTTAGCACAAAAAGGCTTTCTGCTGGTGATTCTGTTCTCTTTATCCG AGATGAGAAGTCACAACTTTTGTTGGGTATACGGCGTGCAAATAGACAACAACCTGCTCTATCATCTTCTGTCTTATCTAGTGACAGTATGCACATAGGGATCCTTGCTGCTGCTGCTCATGCTGCCACAAATAATAGCCCATTTACTATTTTTTACAACCCCAGGTGTTGCAG GGCGAGCCCCTCAGAATTTGTTATCCCTTTGGCCAAGTACAATAAGGCAGTATATACCCAGGTGTCTCTTGGCATGCGGTTTAGAATGTTGTTTGAGAGTGAGGACTCTGGAGTCCGTAGATATATGGGTACTGTTACAGGTATTAGCGACTTAGATCATATAAGGTGGAAAAATTCACAGTGGCGCAATCTCCAG GTTGGCTGGGATGAATCAACTGCAACTGAGAGACGGAGCCGAGTTTCAGTTTGGGAAATTGAACCAGTGCCAACCCCTTTTTATTTATGCCCACCTCCCTTTTTCAGGCCCAAATTTCCTAAACCAGCAGGAGTTTCAG ATGAGTTTGATGTGGAAAATGGTTTCCAAAGTGTTATGCCATTGCTGAATGATGATTTTGGCTTAAGAGATTCTCAGTGTGCAATGTTTCCTGGTCTTAGCCTGGCTCAGTGGATGTCTATGCAGCAGAATTTGCAGAGAATGACATCAGCATCTCAACCAGCATGCTTACCCACAGTGCCATCTATGCATGATGGGGCTGCAATAGAGGATccagtaaaaatgttaagtttccaAACGCATCCAGCATCTGCCCCCAGTTTGAGTTCCAAGAATCCTCAAACTCAACAATTGCACTTGCCTCATCAACTGCAGCAAACTCAGTTGCCACCTCACACATCTGTTTCTTTAATGCCCGTACTGCAACAAAAATTTGTCCATCTGCAACAACTTCAACAACAGGGGCAACTACAGCAGCCTCAACCTCAGAAACAAAAAAGTGTTGTTAATCAAGAACCTGAAGATGATATGCAACGTCAGGAATCCAGTGGACAGATTGTACCTCAAAATCATTTACCAGGTCAACATTTGCAACTTACCTATTTACAACAGCAAGGATTACAGGACTCTGCTTTAACAAGCCTGGTCTCTCTCCAACCCTCAGCTTTACCTCAGATTTTGCAGGCTCAACAACCACTAGAGTATCAGCAATCTCTCTTGCAGAAACAGCAAGAGCAAATTCTTCAAATGCAGTTGCTACAAAAGATTCAGCAACATCAATTACTTTCTCAGCTTAGTCCTCAAGTACAATCTCAGTTACCGCAGCTAATAGCTCAGCAGAATCAACATCTTCAAGAGCAGCAAGATTTGCAAACCTACCTAGATGGGTCCAAACTCTTGCAGCTACAAACAAAGCAATTGCACCATGTGCAAAATAACAATATCCTAGATAACCATAAGTCTCTACTTTTCACAAGTCAATCCATGCTCAGGGGTACTGATGGTCCATCTTCAGCAAACTTACCCTCAACTGATGACCACATTGCTTCTTTTAGCTTCCATGGAAAATCTCAGCAAGGGGCAGCAATTTTGGTTGACGAGACTGCTGTGCCTCCTATGGATAATTTACTGCAGGAATTTCAGAGGAAACCTCAAGCTCTGGTCAAGCATGAGCAGTTAAAAACAAAAGAGTCAATCCAGCTCCCTAACCAGTTACCTGTTGCTGATCAGCTAGATGCTTCTTCTACAACCTCCTTCTGCATAGAAGGTAGTGAGCAGGGTTTACCACTTCCTTCAAATTGTCCAAATGGTAATGATCGAGATCATAGGGATAGTTTTCTTCTGGGAGTGATACCAGATGCCTTGCTCTCAAGAGGCCTTGGTACAGGGAAGGAGATACAGAGTATAGTTTCTGGTTATGGCCAGCAGAAAGATGTAGATACCGAGCTGTCTACTGCGGATATCAGTTCCCAGTCATTTGGCATGGCTGATATGCCCTTTAATCCTGGTTGTTCAACTGATGTAGTCAATGAGGGTGTTCTTAGTAGAGTCTGGACAAACAAGCCATCTCGGATGCGAACTTACACTAAG GTTCAAAAGCGGGGATCTGTTGGAAGATGTATTGATGTAACGCGCTACAAAGGTTATGCTGAGCTGCGACGTGAACTTGCGCGTATGTTTGGGATAGAAGGGCAATTAGAAGAACCACACGGAACAGAGTGGAAGCTTGTATATATAGACCATGAAAAAGATCCGTTACTTGTTGGTGATGACCCTTGGGA GGAGTTCATTACTTGTGTGCAGAGCATTAAAATATTATCAGCAGCAGAAGTCCAGCAGATGAGTTTGGATGGTAACTTGACGTGCTTATCTGTGCGAAACGAAGCATGTAGTGGATCCAAGAACGGCAATGTCTGGAGAGGCCAATTGGATGATGCCTCATTTCCATCTTTGCGCCATTAG
- the LOC121975069 gene encoding auxin response factor 16-like isoform X2, with translation MKLPAACGLVGDSLEGEKKRIDSELWHACAGPLVSLPPVGSLVVYFPQGHSEQVAASMQKEVDSIPNYPSLPSKLICVLLDVTLHADAETDEVYAQMTLQPVNNYDRDAMMASEMGLKQNKQPAEFFCKTLTASDTSTHGGFSVPRRAAEKIFPPLDFTMQPPAQELVAKDLHGVSWTFRHIYRGQPKRHLLTTGWSVFVSTKRLSAGDSVLFIRDEKSQLLLGIRRANRQQPALSSSVLSSDSMHIGILAAAAHAATNNSPFTIFYNPRASPSEFVIPLAKYNKAVYTQVSLGMRFRMLFESEDSGVRRYMGTVTGISDLDHIRWKNSQWRNLQVGWDESTATERRSRVSVWEIEPVPTPFYLCPPPFFRPKFPKPAGVSDEFDVENGFQSVMPLLNDDFGLRDSQCAMFPGLSLAQWMSMQQNLQRMTSASQPACLPTVPSMHDGAAIEDPVKMLSFQTHPASAPSLSSKNPQTQQLHLPHQLQQTQLPPHTSVSLMPVLQQKFVHLQQLQQQGQLQQPQPQKQKSVVNQEPEDDMQRQESSGQIVPQNHLPGQHLQLTYLQQQGLQDSALTSLVSLQPSALPQILQAQQPLEYQQSLLQKQQEQILQMQLLQKIQQHQLLSQLSPQVQSQLPQLIAQQNQHLQEQQDLQTYLDGSKLLQLQTKQLHHVQNNNILDNHKSLLFTSQSMLRGTDGPSSANLPSTDDHIASFSFHGKSQQGAAILVDETAVPPMDNLLQEFQRKPQALVKHEQLKTKESIQLPNQLPVADQLDASSTTSFCIEGSEQGLPLPSNCPNGNDRDHRDSFLLGVIPDALLSRGLGTGKEIQSIVSGYGQQKDVDTELSTADISSQSFGMADMPFNPGCSTDVVNEGVLSRVWTNKPSRMRTYTKVQKRGSVGRCIDVTRYKGYAELRRELARMFGIEGQLEEPHGTEWKLVYIDHEKDPLLVGDDPWEEFITCVQSIKILSAAEVQQMSLDGNLTCLSVRNEACSGSKNGNVWRGQLDDASFPSLRH, from the exons ATGAAGCTTCCTGCGGCTTGTGGATTAGTGGGGGATTCCCTCGAAG GAGAAAAGAAGAGAATTGATTCTGAGCTATGGCATGCTTGTGCTGGACCGCTGGTATCTTTGCCGCCAGTAGGTAGCTTGGTGGTGTACTTTCCCCAAGGTCACAGCGAACAG GTTGCGGCCTCAATGCAAAAGGAGGTTGATAGTATACCAAACTATCCCTCGCTACCTTCTAAGCTGATTTGTGTGCTTCTAGATGTCACTTTGCAT GCTGACGCTGAAACTGATGAGGTTTATGCACAAATGACTCTTCAACCTGTTAACAAT TATGACAGAGATGCAATGATGGCATCTGAAATGGGTCTGAAACAAAACAAGCAACCAGCTGAGTTTTTTTGTAAAACACTTACAGCTAGTGATACAAGCACTCATGGTGGATTTTCTGTACCCCGCCGTGCTGCAGAAAAAATATTTCCACCTCTA GATTTCACAATGCAACCACCAGCTCAAGAATTGGTTGCCAAGGATTTGCATGGTGTGTCTTGGACTTTTCGGCACATATATCGTG GTCAACCCAAACGGCATCTACTCACTACAGGATGGAGTGTGTTTGTTAGCACAAAAAGGCTTTCTGCTGGTGATTCTGTTCTCTTTATCCG AGATGAGAAGTCACAACTTTTGTTGGGTATACGGCGTGCAAATAGACAACAACCTGCTCTATCATCTTCTGTCTTATCTAGTGACAGTATGCACATAGGGATCCTTGCTGCTGCTGCTCATGCTGCCACAAATAATAGCCCATTTACTATTTTTTACAACCCCAG GGCGAGCCCCTCAGAATTTGTTATCCCTTTGGCCAAGTACAATAAGGCAGTATATACCCAGGTGTCTCTTGGCATGCGGTTTAGAATGTTGTTTGAGAGTGAGGACTCTGGAGTCCGTAGATATATGGGTACTGTTACAGGTATTAGCGACTTAGATCATATAAGGTGGAAAAATTCACAGTGGCGCAATCTCCAG GTTGGCTGGGATGAATCAACTGCAACTGAGAGACGGAGCCGAGTTTCAGTTTGGGAAATTGAACCAGTGCCAACCCCTTTTTATTTATGCCCACCTCCCTTTTTCAGGCCCAAATTTCCTAAACCAGCAGGAGTTTCAG ATGAGTTTGATGTGGAAAATGGTTTCCAAAGTGTTATGCCATTGCTGAATGATGATTTTGGCTTAAGAGATTCTCAGTGTGCAATGTTTCCTGGTCTTAGCCTGGCTCAGTGGATGTCTATGCAGCAGAATTTGCAGAGAATGACATCAGCATCTCAACCAGCATGCTTACCCACAGTGCCATCTATGCATGATGGGGCTGCAATAGAGGATccagtaaaaatgttaagtttccaAACGCATCCAGCATCTGCCCCCAGTTTGAGTTCCAAGAATCCTCAAACTCAACAATTGCACTTGCCTCATCAACTGCAGCAAACTCAGTTGCCACCTCACACATCTGTTTCTTTAATGCCCGTACTGCAACAAAAATTTGTCCATCTGCAACAACTTCAACAACAGGGGCAACTACAGCAGCCTCAACCTCAGAAACAAAAAAGTGTTGTTAATCAAGAACCTGAAGATGATATGCAACGTCAGGAATCCAGTGGACAGATTGTACCTCAAAATCATTTACCAGGTCAACATTTGCAACTTACCTATTTACAACAGCAAGGATTACAGGACTCTGCTTTAACAAGCCTGGTCTCTCTCCAACCCTCAGCTTTACCTCAGATTTTGCAGGCTCAACAACCACTAGAGTATCAGCAATCTCTCTTGCAGAAACAGCAAGAGCAAATTCTTCAAATGCAGTTGCTACAAAAGATTCAGCAACATCAATTACTTTCTCAGCTTAGTCCTCAAGTACAATCTCAGTTACCGCAGCTAATAGCTCAGCAGAATCAACATCTTCAAGAGCAGCAAGATTTGCAAACCTACCTAGATGGGTCCAAACTCTTGCAGCTACAAACAAAGCAATTGCACCATGTGCAAAATAACAATATCCTAGATAACCATAAGTCTCTACTTTTCACAAGTCAATCCATGCTCAGGGGTACTGATGGTCCATCTTCAGCAAACTTACCCTCAACTGATGACCACATTGCTTCTTTTAGCTTCCATGGAAAATCTCAGCAAGGGGCAGCAATTTTGGTTGACGAGACTGCTGTGCCTCCTATGGATAATTTACTGCAGGAATTTCAGAGGAAACCTCAAGCTCTGGTCAAGCATGAGCAGTTAAAAACAAAAGAGTCAATCCAGCTCCCTAACCAGTTACCTGTTGCTGATCAGCTAGATGCTTCTTCTACAACCTCCTTCTGCATAGAAGGTAGTGAGCAGGGTTTACCACTTCCTTCAAATTGTCCAAATGGTAATGATCGAGATCATAGGGATAGTTTTCTTCTGGGAGTGATACCAGATGCCTTGCTCTCAAGAGGCCTTGGTACAGGGAAGGAGATACAGAGTATAGTTTCTGGTTATGGCCAGCAGAAAGATGTAGATACCGAGCTGTCTACTGCGGATATCAGTTCCCAGTCATTTGGCATGGCTGATATGCCCTTTAATCCTGGTTGTTCAACTGATGTAGTCAATGAGGGTGTTCTTAGTAGAGTCTGGACAAACAAGCCATCTCGGATGCGAACTTACACTAAG GTTCAAAAGCGGGGATCTGTTGGAAGATGTATTGATGTAACGCGCTACAAAGGTTATGCTGAGCTGCGACGTGAACTTGCGCGTATGTTTGGGATAGAAGGGCAATTAGAAGAACCACACGGAACAGAGTGGAAGCTTGTATATATAGACCATGAAAAAGATCCGTTACTTGTTGGTGATGACCCTTGGGA GGAGTTCATTACTTGTGTGCAGAGCATTAAAATATTATCAGCAGCAGAAGTCCAGCAGATGAGTTTGGATGGTAACTTGACGTGCTTATCTGTGCGAAACGAAGCATGTAGTGGATCCAAGAACGGCAATGTCTGGAGAGGCCAATTGGATGATGCCTCATTTCCATCTTTGCGCCATTAG